The DNA sequence agagaggcctttgtttctcctggcAGAGAGGTCTTTGTGTCTCCTggcagagaggcctttgtgtctcctggcagagaggcctttgtttctcctgacagagaggtctttgtttctcctgacagagaggtctttgtgtctcctgacagagaggcctttgtgtctcctgacagagctctgcctttgtttctcctgacagagaggcctttgtttctcctgacagagaggcctttgtttctcctgacagagaggcctttgtttctcctgacagagaggcctttgtttctcctgacagagaggcctttgtttctcctgacacagaggcctttgtttctcctgacagagaggcctttgtttctcctgacagagaggcctttgtttctcctgacagagaggcctttgtttctcctgacagagaggcctttgtttctcctgacagagaggcctttgtttctcctgacagagaggcctttgtttctcctgacagagaggcctttgtttctcctggcagagaggcctttgtttctcctgacagagaggcctttgtttctcctgacagagaggcctttgtttctcctgacagagaggcctttgtttctcctgacagagaggcctttgtttctcctgacagagaggcctttgtttctcctggcagagaggcctttgtttctcctgacagagaggcctttgtttctcctgacagagaggcctttgtttctcctgacagagaggcctttgtgtctcctgacagagaggcctttgtttctcctgacagagaggcctttgtttctcctgacagagaggcctttgtttctcctgacagagaggcctttgtgtctcctgacagagaggcctttgtgtctcctgacagagaggcctttgtttctcctgacagagaggcctttgtttctcctgacagagaggcctttgtttctcctgacagaggcctttgtttctcctgacagagaggcctttgtttctcctgacagaggcctttgtttctcctgacagagaggcctttgtttctcctgacagagaggcctttgtttctcctgacagagaggcctttgtttgtcctgacagagctgtctttgtttctcctgacagagaatTAATTCTGTATAAttctgtataatactctataatATTGTATTATACTCCATAATATTGTATTATACTCTATAATATTGTATTATACTCTATAATATtgtataatactctataatgCTGTATAATACTCTGTAATATTGTATAATACTCTATAattctgtataatactgtataatactctataatATTGTATTATACTCTATAATATtgtataatactctataatgCTGTATAATATTCTATAATATTGTATAATACTCTATAattctgtataatactgtataatactctataatATTGTATTATACTCTATAATATtgtataatactctataatgctgtataatactctataatattgtataatactctataattctgtataatactgtataatactctataatattgtataatactctataattctgtataatactgtataatactctataatattgtataatactctataatgctgtataatactctataatattgtataatactctataattctgtataatactgtataatactctataatattgtataatactctataattctgtataatactgtataatactctataatATTGTATTATACTCTATAATGctgtataatactctataatattgtataatactctataattctgtataatactgtataatactctataatATTGTATTATACTCTATAATGctgtataatactctataatattgtataatactctataattctgtataatactgtataatactctataatattgtattataataataataataataatatatgccatttagctgacgcttttatccaaagcgacttacagtcatgtgtgcatacattctacgtatgggtggtcccgggaatcgaacccactaccctggcgttacaagcgccatgctctaccaactgagccacagaaggacattATACTCTATAATGctgtataatactctataatattgtataatactctataatactgtataatactctataatattgtataatactctataattctgtataatactgtataatactctataatATTGTATAATACTCTATAATATTGTATTATACTCTATAATATTGTATTATACTCTATAATATTGTATAATACTCTATAattctgtataatactgtataatactctataatATTGTATAATACTCTATAATATTGTATTATACTCTATAATATTGTATAATACTCTATAattctgtataatactgtataatactctataatATTGTATAATACTCTATAATATTGTATAATACTCTATAATATTGTATTATACTCTATAATATTGCCCCGTTCAAAAAGCAGGAAATCCCCTTAAACTCTCAGACATTTTAAAGCTAATTTGGGTCATTGCATCATTATTCACTAATCTTTCACTTCCTTTTCCTGAACGATAGAAGTGGGAGATTCTCAGACAGCGCAGCAGTGATTATCCTGGATTCTGTTTCCACGTTCAGCGGTTCTTTTTGCCACTACTGATAATGACATTTGATTCTTGCATAATCTGACATACTATATATTTTTCCCCCTCTTTCATTTCCTTAATTTAACCAAACGGATCAGTCTGAGATCCACGTATCATCTGAGAGACCAGGTAAGGATACAGCTTCACAATGCAACCCACATCCTACGTAGATTTAGCGGGTACATTTACAGCTAATGTAAAGCTGCATCACACACTGCTGGGTCGTAGTCAAGGAACCTTTTGGACTGAGAGAACCACAATGAGAAATTAAGTGCTTTAAGTGTCATGCATTTAAATGTACTGTATCCACATGTGTTGTTGAATTGCGTTTATATTGTCAAATCTAATGTCAATAAATATGTACGTTTTTGTTGACGatttcttctctgctctctctcctactgtctcgACAGCGCAGAGATGTCTTTCACACGTGATAAAATGTCTTTGCACCTGCGCAACAGAATGCCGAAGTTTGTCACAAGAGTGAAAGCCACAGAGCTCATGGCCAACCTCCCCTGCCTTACACAGTCTGACAGGGTGGgtagctcaaatcaaatcaaatttattcatgtagcccttcgtacatcagctgatatctcaaagtgctctacagaaacccagcctaaaaccccaaacagcaagcaatgcaggtgaagaagcacggtggctaggaaaaactcccaagaaaggtcaaaacctaggaagaaacctagagaggaaccaggctatgaggggtggccagtcctcttctggctgtgccgggtggagattataacagaacagggactgatttagacctgggacaccaggtgggtgattcccctctaatcagggactgatttagacctgggacaccaggtgggtgattcccctctaatcagggactgatttagacctgggacaccaggtgggtgattcccctctaatcagggactgatttagacctgggacaccaggtgggtgattcccctctaatcagggactgatttagacctgggacaccaggtgggtgattcccctctaatcagggactgatttagacctgggacaccaggtgggtgattcccctctaatcagggactgatttagacctgggacaccaggtgggtgattcccctctaatcagggactgatttagacctgggacaccaggtgggtgaatccccctctaatcagggactgatttagacctgggacaccaggtgggtgattcccctctaatcagggaatcatttagacctgggacaccaggtaggtgattcccctctaatcagggactgatttagacctgggacaccaggtgggtgaatccccctctaatcagggactgatttagacctgggacaccaggtgggtgattcccctttaatcagggactgatttagacctgggacaccaggtgggtgattcccctctaatcagggactgatttagacctgggacaccaggtgggtgattcccctctaatcagggactgatttagacctgggacaccaggtgggtgatttccctctaatcagggaatcatttagacctgggacaccaggtaggtgattcccctctaatcagggactgatttagacctgggacaccaggtgggtgaatccccctctaatcagggactgatttagacctgggacaccaggtgggtgaatccccctctaatcagggactgatttagacctgggacaccaggtgggtgattcccctctaatcagggaccgaTTTAGacttgggacaccaggtgggtgattcccctctaatcagagatcgatttagacctgggacaccaggtgggtgattcccctctaatcagggactgatttagacctgggacaccaggtgggtgaatccccctctaatcagggactgatttagacctgggacaccaggtgggtgaatccccctctaatcagggactgatttagacctgggacaccaggtgggtgattcccctctaatcagggactgatttagacctgggacaccaggtgggtgaatccccctctaatcagggactgatttagacctgggacaccaggtgggtgatttccctctaatcagggaatcatttagacctgggacaccaggtaggtgattcccctctaatcagggactgatttagacctgggacaccaggtgggtgaatccccctctaatcagggactgatttagacctgggacaccaggtgggtgaatccccctctaatcagggactgatttagacctgggacaccaggtgggtgattcccctttaatcagggactgatttagacctgggacagcaggtgggtgattcccctctaatcagggactgatttagacctgggacaccaggtgggtgattcccctctaatcagggaatCATTTAGACATAACATACATGGTAatggttggttatggctgtgtctagtcaggtatgggttagggttggttatggctgtgtagtcaggtatgggttagggttggttatggctgtgtctagtcaggtatgggttggttatggctgtgtctagtcaggtatgggttagggttagttatggctgtgtctagtcaggtatgggttagggttggttatggctgtgtctagtcaggtatgggttggttatggctgtgtctagtcaggtatgggATAGGGTTAgttatggctgtgtctagtcaggtatgggttagggttggttatggctgtgtctagtcaggtatgggttagggttggttatggctgtgacTAGACAGGCCATGCcaacctaacccatacctgactatacacagccataaccaaccctgtggctgtgtagtcaggtatgggttagggttggttatggctgtgtctagtcaggtatgggttagggttggttatggctgtgtatagtcaggtatgggttagggttggttatggctgtgcatagtcaggtatgggttagggttggttatggctgtgtctagtcaggtatgggttagggttggttatggctgtgtatagtcaggtatgggttagggttggttatggctgtgtatagtcaggtacactacatgaccaaaagtatgtggacaatatctgattccaaaatcatggggattaatatggagttggtccccccttcaCTGCTACAacagctttccactagattttggaacattactgcagggttttgcttccattcagccacaaaagcattggtgaggtcgggcactgatgttgggcgattaggcccggttcgcagtcggcgttccaattcatcccaaaggagttcgatggggttgaggtcagggcactccgcaggccagtcaagttcttacatattgatctcgacaaaccatttctgtatggactagaggtcgaccgattacgaTTTTTCAACGCAGATACCGATTTTTGGAAGACCACAAAAAAGCCCATACCCGGGCCTcccgcccaacatcagtgcccgacctcaccaatgcttttgtggctgaatggaagcaaaacCCTGCACCAATGCGGTGGCGCAGTTCTAGTTTTTCAAATATTTTCATTCCTCATATTCATAGGAGGAGATCCAGGCCATGAGGAATTGTGTCGGTAACTCCGCTGCAATGCAGATCCTGCTGGACTATGTACAGAAGAGAATGAACTGGCCAGAAGAGTTGATATCAGCTCTGGAGGTGGTGGAGCATCAGGACCTGGCTGATGAACTGAGGGCAGAGTGGACCAAGCACAACCAGACCAGTAAGTCACCATTACattaaatcaaactttattttaaAGTGTGTTGtaaaaatcaaatacaaaaaacagactttacagtgaaacaTCACTGGACACTAGTACCTTTGTGATAAAACATCACTAGACACTAGTACCTTTGTGATAAAACATCACTAGACACTAGTACCTTTGTGATAAAACATCACTAGACACTAGTACCTTTGTGATAAAACATCACTGGACACTAGTACCTTTGTGATAAAACATCACTAGACACTAGTACCTTTGTGATAAAACATCACTAGACACTAGTACCTTTGTGATAAAACATCACTAGACACTAGTACCTTTGTGATAAAACATCACTAGACACTAGTACCTTTGTGATAAAACATCACTAGACACTAGTACCTTTGTGATAAAACATCACTAGACACTAGTACCTTTGTGATAAAACATCACTAGACACTAGTACCTTTGTGATAAAACATCACTAGACACTAGTACCTTTGTGATAAAACATCACTGGACACTAGTACCTTTGTGATAAAACATCACTAGACACTAGTACCTTTGTGATAAAACATCACTAGACACTAGTACCTTTGTCTGTGATAAAACATCACTGGACACTAGTACCTTTGTCTGTGATAAAACATCACTAGACACTAGTACCTTTGTCTGTGATAAAACATCACTAGACACTAGTACCTTTGTGATAAAACATCACTAGACATTAGTACCTTTGTGATAAAACATCACTAGACACTAGTACCTTTGTGATAAAACATCACTAGACATTAGTACCTTTGTGATAAAACATCACTAGACACTAGTACCTTTGTGATAAAACATCACTAGACACTAGTACCTTTGTGATAAAACATCACTAGACACTAGTACCTTTGTCTGTGACTCCGTTCAAAATTGTGGATATGACGAGAGGTGAAAATGACTTTTTTTGTTGGTACTGTCTGGTACTTTTTTTGTTGGCCTCTCtgagcccggttcctctctaggtttcttcctagggtcctgcctttctagggaggtttTCCAGGCCACTGTGCCTCTGCACCAGCATTTCTCAGTCTTTGGGGTTTTAAACTGGgtatctgtacagcactttgtgaaaAACATTGATGGATAAAGGGCTTTATAAGGGTGGTGTATAAAGGGCTTTATCTTTGTGATAAAGggctttatcaggtggtgtataaAGGGCTTTATATCGGTGATGTATACAGGGCTTTATAGGGTTGAGATAAAACAGGGCTTCACTAGTACCTTTGGTGTATAAAGGGCTTTATATGACGGTGGTGTATAAAGGGCTTTTTTTATGGGTGGTGTATTTTTTGGGCTTTATAAGGTTCCTGTATAAAGGGCTTTATCAGGGTGATGTATAGGGAGTTTTCCAGGCCTTTGCCTCTCAGCATTTCTCAGTCTTTGGGGTTTTAAAGGGCTTTATATTTGAAAAACATTGATATAAAGGGCTTTATAAGGGTGGTGTATAAAGGGCTTTATAAGGGTGGTGTATAAAGGGCTTTATCAGGGTGATGTATAAAGGGCTTTATCAGGGTGGTGTATAAAGGGCTTTATATCGGTGGTGTATAAAGGGCTTTATCAGGGTGGTGTATAAAGGGCTTTATAAGGGTGGTGTATAAAGGGCTTTATAAGGGTGGTGTATAAAGGGCTTTATATCGGTGATGTATAAAGGGCTTTATCAGGGTGATGTATAAAGGGCTTCATAAGGGTGGTGTATAAAGGGCTTTATAAGGGTGGTGTATAAAGGGCTTTATAAGGGTGGTGTATAAAGGGCTTTATAAGGGTGGTGTATAAAGGGCTTTATAAGGGTGATGGATAAAGGGCTTTATCAGGATGATGTATAAAGGGCTTTATATCGGTGATGGATATAGGGCTTTATAAGGGTTGTGTATAAAGGGCTTTATCAGGGTTGTGTATAAAGGGCTTTATCAGGGTGGTGTATAAAGGGATTTATAAGGATGATGGAGAAAGGGCTTTATCAGGGTGATGTATAAAGGGCTTTATCGGGGTGATGTATAAAGGGCTTTATAAGGGTGGTGTATACAGGGCTTTATCAGGGTGGTGTATACAGGGCTTTATCAGGGTAGTGTGTAAAGGGCTTTTTCAGGGCGTTGTATAAAGGGCTTTATCAGGGTGGTGTATAAAGGGCTTCATAAGGGTGATGTATAAAGGGCTTTATCGGGGTGGTGTATAAAGGGCTTTATCAGGGTGGTGTATAAAGGGCTTTATAAGGGTGGTGTATAAAGGGCTTTATAAGGGTGATGTATAAAGGGCTTTATAAGGGTGATGGATAAAGGGCTTTATAAGGGTGATGGATAAAGGGCTTTATAAGGGTGATTGATAAAGGGCTTTATAAGGGTGGTGTATAAAGGGCTTTATAAGGGTGATGTATAAAGGGCTTTATAAGGGTGGTGTATAAAGGGCTTTATAAGGGTGCTGTATACAGGGCTTTATAAGGGTGGTGTATAAAAGGCTTTATATCGGTGATGTATAAAGGGCTTTATCAGGGTGATGTATAAAGGGCTTTATAAGGGTGGTGTATAAAGGGCTTTATAAGGGTGGTGTATAAAGGGCTTTATAAGGGTGGTGTATAAAGGGCTTTATAAGGGTGGTGTATAAAGGGCTTTATAAGGGTGATGGATAAAGGGCTTTATCAGGATGATGTATAAAGGGCTTTATATCGGTGATGGATATAGGGCTTTATAAGGGTTGTGTATAAAGGGCTTTATCAGGGTTGTGTATAAAGGGCTTTATCAGGGTGGTGTATAAAGGGCTTTATAAGGATGATGGAGAAAGGGCTTTATCAGGGTGATGTATAAAGGGCTTTATCGGGGTGATGTATAAAGGGCTTTATAAGGGTGGTGTATACAGGGCTTTATCAGGGATTGTGTAAAGGGCTTTATCAGGGTGGTGTATACAGGGCTTTATCAGGGTGGTGTGTAAAGGGCTTTTTCAGGGCGTTGTATAAAGGGCTTTATCAGGGTGGTGTATAAAGGGCTTCATAAGGGTGATGTATAAAGGGCTTTATCAGGGTGGTGTATAAAGGGCTTTATAAGGGTGATGTATAAAGGGCTTTATAAGGGTGATGGATAAAGGGCTTTATAAGGGTGGTGTGTAAAGGGCTTTATATTGGTGATGGATGAAGGGCTTTATAAGTGTGATGTATAAAGGGCTTTATAGGGGTGATGTATAAAGGGCTTTATAAGGGTGATGGATAAAGGGCTTTATAAGGGTGATGGATAAAGGGCTTTATAAGGGTGATGGATAAAGGGCTTTATAAGGGTGGTGTATAAAGGGCTTTATCAGGGTGGTGTATAAAGGGCTTCATAAGGGTGATGTATAAAGGGCTTTATAAGGGTGATGGATAAAGGGCTTTATAAGGGTGGTGTGTAAAGGGCTTTATATTGGTGATGGATGAAGGGCTTTATAAGTGTGATGTATAAAGGGCTTTATAGGGGTGATGTATAAAGGGCTTTATAAGGGTGATGGATAAAGGGCTTTATAAGGGTGATGGATAAAGGGCTTTATAAGGGTGATGGATAAAGGGCTTTATAAGGGTGATGGATAAAGGGCTTTATAAGGGTGGTGTATAAAGGGCTTTATAAGGGTGATGTATAAAGGGCTTTATAAGGGTGGTGTATAAAGGGCTTTATAAGGGTGGTGTATACAGGGCTTTATATGCTCCCCAGAGCCAGAATTtattaggggtggcaggtagcctagtggttagagcaactGAAAgattgctagatcgaatccctgagctgacaaggtaaacatctattgttctgccccctgaacaaggcagttacccaactgtttctaggccgtcattgtaaataagaatgtgttcttaaactgacttgcctagttaaaataataGAATTGATTAAATGCTGTAAACGACTGGTCCACTTGATTCATCTCAGGACATTTTCCAGCAGGTTTCACCATTACGATAAATCTTAGACAGAACATGGAGGGTACATCTGTTGGGGATGTTGATgccggtccttctgtagctcagttggtagagcatggcgcttgtaacgccagggtagtgggttcgattcccgggaccacccatacgtagaatgtatgcacacatgactgtaagttgctttggataaaagcgtctgctaaatggcatatattattatattattgatgtGCCTTATTCTTATATACCatataactataactaactataactataactaactataactataactaataataactataactaactataactcaTTTCCTTTTTAAAGTCTAATCTGCTTTTGTTTCCCCAGATCCTTCTCCTGCTGCTCCTCCTACCAGCCCACCTCTGCCCATCTCAGAGAGCTCTGATGACCCTACATCTTCTATGGTCCTCCCAGCACCACCTTCAGAGTCACTCAGCCCTGAGATTGCTGCCTGTCCAGCGGATGGTGGCCAGCCAGTAGTCCCCACGAGTTCAGTTGCTGAGGCTCCCATCGCTGGTGCCTCCCCAGAGCCAGTTCCACAGGCTCTGGAAGCAGCAGTAAAACCTGTCACAGCCACCCAGGCAGCACCTTTGCCTGCCACAGTGGTCTCTGAACCACAGCCTCCACTCTCTCACTCTGATAACGCTGCCTTCTCTCAGCCTGGTCCTGTAGCAACGGGATCTCTGGAGGATAACCCATCTCATATAGTCCTGTCTGAAACCACTCTCACCTTGCCAGTGTCAGACCTAAACCCAGCCCTGTCCCAGACTGAATGCACCCCCACTGCTGCTGCCTCTGCCTCGGTCCAGGCCCCTGAGAAAGGTCCTGTTCAGGACGCCACGCCCACTGCTGCTGCCTCTGCCTCGGTCCAGGCCCCTGAGAAAGGTCCTGTTCAGGACGCCACGCCCACTGCTGCTGCCTCTGCCTCGGTCCAGGCCCCTGAGAAAGGTCCTGTTCAGGACGCCACGCCCACCACTGCTGCCTCTGCCTCGGTCCAGGCCCCTGAGAAAGGTCCTGTTCAGGACGCCACGCCCACTGCTGCTGCCTCTGCCTCGGTCCAGGCCCCTGAGAAAGGTCCTGTTCAGGACGCCACGCCCACTGCTGCTGCCTCTGCCTCGGTCCAGGCCCCTGAGAAAGGTCCTGTTCAGGACGCCACGCCCACCACTGCTGCCTCTGCCTCGGTCCAGGCCCCTGAGAAAGGTCCTGTTCAGGACGCCACGCCCACTGCTGCTGCCTCTGCCTCGGTCCAGGCCCCTGAGAAAGGTCCTGTTCAGGACGCCACTCCACCAACAGCCAAAGTGATCTCCTTCCACCAGAGGCCAGTAGAGGCCTCTGATCCAACTGCAACTCAGGTGAATAGTATTTCTTGTTAGATTTTGTATGTTTACTGACTAGATAGAGTTAAATTCAGTTTATCTTACTAATGAAAGGAAATCTGTTGACCACATCTACATTTTTGAATTTTCAGCGAAGAGTTGAAAACATTGACGAGAAGCGGGAACTTAAAGCTATCTCTCCTCCAGGTGACTGCAGACGACCAGCACGCCGAGCCGCCTCAGAGCGAGAGCCATCACTTCTCCCCGGTCACGACACCAGCCTCGTCCCCAGTGCATACCTCCGTGGATGAGGATAACTGGGAGCTCAGCAAGCCTGACGTTCTCCTCAGTGAGAACCAGCCATACTCAGGAGGCTCATGGCTTCTGCAGATGGATAGCCGGTCAGTGTTGGACCCAGAGCCGGCTGCTGTGACGAGTCCTGCTGCTGGGACCTGTCCTGCTGCTGCGACCTGTCCTGTGACCTGTCCTGTGACCTGTCCTGCTGCTGTGACCTGTCCTGTGACCTGTCCTGCTCCTGTGACCTGTCCTGCTGCTGTGACCTGTCCTGTGACCTGTCCTGTGACCCGTCCTGTGACCTGTCCTGCTGCTGTGACCTGTCCTGTGACCTGTCCTGTGACCTGTCCTGTGACCTGTCCTGTGACCTGTCCTGCTGCTGTGATCTGTCCTACTGTGGTCCCAGACCACTTGTCTAGTGTTCCAGGCCCTCTGACTAGTGTAACGCCTCTGCCATGTCAGGAGCACGTGTCCCATAACGAGCCTGAGGAGGACACGTACCAGGAGGTGCTGATCAATGTAATTCATGTGTCTGAGGACGCGTACATCCAGAATCAGGAAGGCCAAACACAGAGCATGCTGGGTAATAAGGATGCAGGTGTGTCTGAAACCCTCCCACCAGTTCAGAACCACAACAGCCGATCGCggatcacacctc is a window from the Oncorhynchus keta strain PuntledgeMale-10-30-2019 chromosome 35, Oket_V2, whole genome shotgun sequence genome containing:
- the mavs gene encoding mitochondrial antiviral-signaling protein isoform X1 produces the protein MSFTRDKMSLHLRNRMPKFVTRVKATELMANLPCLTQSDREEIQAMRNCVGNSAAMQILLDYVQKRMNWPEELISALEVVEHQDLADELRAEWTKHNQTNPSPAAPPTSPPLPISESSDDPTSSMVLPAPPSESLSPEIAACPADGGQPVVPTSSVAEAPIAGASPEPVPQALEAAVKPVTATQAAPLPATVVSEPQPPLSHSDNAAFSQPGPVATGSLEDNPSHIVLSETTLTLPVSDLNPALSQTECTPTAAASASVQAPEKGPVQDATPTAAASASVQAPEKGPVQDATPTAAASASVQAPEKGPVQDATPTTAASASVQAPEKGPVQDATPTAAASASVQAPEKGPVQDATPTAAASASVQAPEKGPVQDATPTTAASASVQAPEKGPVQDATPTAAASASVQAPEKGPVQDATPPTAKVISFHQRPVEASDPTATQVTADDQHAEPPQSESHHFSPVTTPASSPVHTSVDEDNWELSKPDVLLSENQPYSGGSWLLQMDSRSVLDPEPAAVTSPAAGTCPAAATCPVTCPVTCPAAVTCPVTCPAPVTCPAAVTCPVTCPVTRPVTCPAAVTCPVTCPVTCPVTCPVTCPAAVICPTVVPDHLSSVPGPLTSVTPLPCQEHVSHNEPEEDTYQEVLINVIHVSEDAYIQNQEGQTQSMLGNKDAGVSETLPPVQNHNSRSRITPLSGSTELDLSSGPNRHDRAEDILGKAVSKSDDSRDLIMIVNGQAASPSTTHPDPPPPATSPSVTIANDNCPLPEAVEAEVMEAEVMEAEVMEAEVMEAEVMEAEVMLKAMMASVVPELKQKQEGEGARRGGGYHFLGDTTSWGIPLPGGYHFLGAAVLGVSVLFVAWRRKN
- the mavs gene encoding mitochondrial antiviral-signaling protein isoform X5; translation: MSFTRDKMSLHLRNRMPKFVTRVKATELMANLPCLTQSDREEIQAMRNCVGNSAAMQILLDYVQKRMNWPEELISALEVVEHQDLADELRAEWTKHNQTNPSPAAPPTSPPLPISESSDDPTSSMVLPAPPSESLSPEIAACPADGGQPVVPTSSVAEAPIAGASPEPVPQALEAAVKPVTATQAAPLPATVVSEPQPPLSHSDNAAFSQPGPVATGSLEDNPSHIVLSETTLTLPVSDLNPALSQTECTPTAAASASVQAPEKGPVQDATPTAAASASVQAPEKGPVQDATPTAAASASVQAPEKGPVQDATPTAAASASVQAPEKGPVQDATPTTAASASVQAPEKGPVQDATPTAAASASVQAPEKGPVQDATPPTAKVISFHQRPVEASDPTATQVTADDQHAEPPQSESHHFSPVTTPASSPVHTSVDEDNWELSKPDVLLSENQPYSGGSWLLQMDSRSVLDPEPAAVTSPAAGTCPAAATCPVTCPVTCPAAVTCPVTCPAPVTCPAAVTCPVTCPVTRPVTCPAAVTCPVTCPVTCPVTCPVTCPAAVICPTVVPDHLSSVPGPLTSVTPLPCQEHVSHNEPEEDTYQEVLINVIHVSEDAYIQNQEGQTQSMLGNKDAGVSETLPPVQNHNSRSRITPLSGSTELDLSSGPNRHDRAEDILGKAVSKSDDSRDLIMIVNGQAASPSTTHPDPPPPATSPSVTIANDNCPLPEAVEAEVMEAEVMEAEVMEAEVMEAEVMEAEVMLKAMMASVVPELKQKQEGEGARRGGGYHFLGDTTSWGIPLPGGYHFLGAAVLGVSVLFVAWRRKN
- the mavs gene encoding mitochondrial antiviral-signaling protein isoform X7, which codes for MSFTRDKMSLHLRNRMPKFVTRVKATELMANLPCLTQSDREEIQAMRNCVGNSAAMQILLDYVQKRMNWPEELISALEVVEHQDLADELRAEWTKHNQTNPSPAAPPTSPPLPISESSDDPTSSMVLPAPPSESLSPEIAACPADGGQPVVPTSSVAEAPIAGASPEPVPQALEAAVKPVTATQAAPLPATVVSEPQPPLSHSDNAAFSQPGPVATGSLEDNPSHIVLSETTLTLPVSDLNPALSQTECTPTAAASASVQAPEKGPVQDATPTAAASASVQAPEKGPVQDATPPTAKVISFHQRPVEASDPTATQVTADDQHAEPPQSESHHFSPVTTPASSPVHTSVDEDNWELSKPDVLLSENQPYSGGSWLLQMDSRSVLDPEPAAVTSPAAGTCPAAATCPVTCPVTCPAAVTCPVTCPAPVTCPAAVTCPVTCPVTRPVTCPAAVTCPVTCPVTCPVTCPVTCPAAVICPTVVPDHLSSVPGPLTSVTPLPCQEHVSHNEPEEDTYQEVLINVIHVSEDAYIQNQEGQTQSMLGNKDAGVSETLPPVQNHNSRSRITPLSGSTELDLSSGPNRHDRAEDILGKAVSKSDDSRDLIMIVNGQAASPSTTHPDPPPPATSPSVTIANDNCPLPEAVEAEVMEAEVMEAEVMEAEVMEAEVMEAEVMLKAMMASVVPELKQKQEGEGARRGGGYHFLGDTTSWGIPLPGGYHFLGAAVLGVSVLFVAWRRKN